In one window of Vibrio sp. JC009 DNA:
- a CDS encoding universal stress protein, translated as MYKQILVPVDLNEKGFSDKAVAQAVWHAKHANAEVHLLKVLPGIHMSMVATYFPKDAAIQMKKDVKKQLEQFATQHIDDEVVYKTHVAEGKPYATILEYAAKLGIDLIIMPSHKRSKVDKVVLGSVASKVVQNSPVNVLVVKPQG; from the coding sequence ATGTATAAACAGATCCTTGTTCCTGTTGATTTGAATGAAAAAGGCTTTTCAGATAAAGCGGTGGCGCAGGCAGTTTGGCACGCCAAACATGCGAATGCTGAAGTACACCTGTTAAAAGTACTTCCCGGAATCCATATGTCTATGGTAGCGACATACTTCCCCAAAGATGCTGCTATCCAGATGAAAAAAGACGTGAAAAAACAGCTTGAGCAATTTGCGACTCAGCATATTGATGACGAAGTTGTTTATAAAACACACGTTGCCGAAGGGAAACCTTATGCAACTATCCTTGAGTACGCAGCAAAGCTGGGCATTGATCTGATAATTATGCCAAGCCACAAGCGCTCTAAGGTTGATAAGGTAGTACTTGGTTCTGTGGCAAGTAAGGTTGTGCAGAATTCACCGGTGAATGTGCTGGTGGTTAAGCCGCAGGGTTAA
- a CDS encoding TRAP transporter permease: MTKTNTPSPDVQEMVAQADTGARNPKGIPGRILWFVPLCWSLFQLWYASPLPFIFNFGVLNDTEARAIHLTFAIFLAFTAYPALAHSPRDRVPLIDWVLSLAGSFSAAYIFIFYTELANRSGAPTTLDIVVAVIGMILLLEATRRALGPPLMVVAAVFLTYTFAGPYMPDVIAHKGASLNKAMSHLWLTTEGVFGVALGVSTSFVFLFVLFGAMLERAGAGAYFIKVAFSLLGHMRGGPAKAAVVASGLSGLVSGSSIANVVTTGTFTIPLMKRVGFPGTKAGAVEVAASTNGQLTPPIMGAAAFLMVEYVGISYVEVIKAALLPALISYVALLYIVHLEACKAGMKGLPRRHTPTIVQSLLSFTGTILGLCVISAAVYYGVGWTKDAFGDAATPIVTVALFIAYLALVRVSAAYQEHAHMSIDEELQEVPDAGPTIKSGLHYLLPIVVLVWCLTVERFSPGLSAFWATVFMIFILLTQRPLIAFFSKEGDIKEEVMQGVNDLTESLVSGARNMIGIGVATAAAGTVVGVVTLTGIGLVMTDFVEFISGGSVILMLLFTAVISLVLGMGLPTTANYIVVSTLMAPVIVTLGASHGLIIPLIAVHLFVFYFGILADDTPPVGLAAFAAAAIAKSDPIRTGIQGFTYDIRTAILPFMFVFNTQLLMMGIDTWWHLVLTVISATLAMLIFSAATQGWWFTKNKWWETILLLVLTFSFFRPGFWWDMVYAPEELHPGVEIAQITEDLHVGQSLELRVAGETLEGKYVEKTVRLPFDDHAVGAEARLASTGLMLNETDGKMIVDMVEFGSPAEASGIDFDWEIKSVVIEADRPMKEWVFVPAFLLLLGLGLNQRRRARQEEMSA, translated from the coding sequence ATGACGAAGACAAACACACCGTCTCCAGATGTGCAAGAAATGGTGGCACAGGCAGATACAGGCGCAAGAAACCCGAAAGGTATTCCTGGCCGTATTCTATGGTTTGTGCCCCTTTGCTGGTCATTGTTTCAACTTTGGTACGCTTCGCCACTGCCATTTATTTTTAATTTCGGCGTACTTAATGACACTGAAGCTCGTGCAATACACTTAACGTTTGCAATCTTTCTTGCCTTCACTGCTTACCCGGCTCTGGCGCACTCTCCAAGAGACAGAGTGCCTTTGATCGACTGGGTTTTATCTCTGGCAGGCAGTTTCTCGGCAGCATACATTTTTATTTTCTATACCGAACTGGCTAACCGTTCAGGTGCACCTACTACGCTTGATATCGTAGTAGCTGTTATCGGTATGATTCTGCTTCTGGAAGCAACACGCCGGGCTCTGGGTCCACCGCTTATGGTTGTAGCGGCTGTATTCCTGACCTACACCTTCGCAGGCCCTTATATGCCTGACGTTATTGCCCACAAAGGTGCCAGCCTTAACAAAGCTATGTCGCACCTGTGGCTAACGACGGAAGGTGTATTTGGTGTTGCTCTGGGTGTTTCCACATCCTTCGTATTCCTGTTTGTACTTTTTGGTGCCATGCTTGAACGCGCCGGTGCCGGAGCTTACTTCATTAAAGTGGCTTTCTCCCTGCTTGGACACATGCGTGGTGGTCCGGCTAAAGCTGCGGTTGTTGCATCTGGTCTGTCCGGTCTTGTTTCCGGTTCATCCATTGCAAACGTAGTAACAACAGGTACCTTCACCATTCCACTAATGAAGCGTGTTGGCTTCCCGGGCACTAAAGCAGGTGCCGTTGAAGTAGCGGCTTCCACTAATGGCCAGCTAACTCCACCAATCATGGGTGCGGCGGCATTCCTTATGGTGGAATACGTTGGTATCTCCTATGTTGAAGTAATCAAAGCTGCGCTTCTACCTGCATTGATCTCTTATGTGGCACTGCTTTACATCGTTCACCTTGAAGCCTGTAAAGCGGGCATGAAAGGTCTGCCTCGTCGTCATACTCCGACTATCGTGCAGAGCCTACTCTCTTTCACTGGTACTATCCTTGGCCTTTGTGTTATCAGCGCCGCTGTTTACTACGGTGTTGGCTGGACTAAAGATGCCTTTGGCGATGCTGCAACCCCTATCGTAACTGTTGCACTATTTATTGCTTACCTTGCGCTGGTTCGTGTTTCTGCTGCCTATCAGGAGCATGCACATATGTCCATTGACGAAGAGCTGCAGGAAGTGCCTGATGCCGGTCCGACCATCAAGTCCGGTCTGCACTACCTGCTGCCAATCGTGGTACTGGTCTGGTGTCTGACTGTTGAGCGCTTCTCGCCGGGTCTGTCAGCATTCTGGGCTACGGTATTTATGATCTTTATCCTGCTGACTCAGCGTCCTCTGATTGCTTTCTTCTCTAAAGAAGGTGATATCAAAGAAGAGGTGATGCAGGGCGTAAATGATCTGACTGAAAGCCTGGTATCCGGTGCCCGTAACATGATCGGTATCGGTGTAGCGACAGCGGCTGCCGGTACTGTTGTTGGTGTTGTGACACTAACCGGTATCGGTCTGGTTATGACTGACTTTGTCGAGTTCATCTCGGGCGGTAGCGTTATTCTGATGCTTCTGTTTACAGCCGTTATCAGTCTGGTGCTGGGTATGGGTCTGCCGACAACGGCAAACTATATCGTTGTATCAACACTTATGGCTCCGGTTATCGTAACTCTGGGTGCAAGCCATGGCCTGATCATTCCGCTAATCGCTGTACACCTGTTTGTGTTCTACTTCGGTATCCTGGCGGATGATACACCTCCGGTTGGTCTTGCTGCCTTCGCAGCAGCTGCGATCGCTAAGTCTGACCCGATTCGTACCGGTATTCAGGGCTTTACCTACGATATCCGGACCGCAATTCTGCCATTTATGTTTGTGTTCAACACCCAGCTTCTGATGATGGGTATTGATACCTGGTGGCATCTGGTTCTTACCGTCATTTCAGCAACACTTGCTATGCTGATATTCTCTGCCGCAACTCAGGGATGGTGGTTTACCAAGAACAAGTGGTGGGAAACTATTCTCCTTCTGGTACTGACATTCTCCTTCTTCCGTCCGGGATTCTGGTGGGATATGGTTTATGCTCCGGAAGAACTTCACCCGGGAGTTGAGATAGCTCAAATTACTGAAGATCTTCATGTGGGACAATCACTTGAGCTAAGAGTTGCAGGTGAAACTCTGGAAGGCAAGTATGTCGAAAAAACGGTTCGACTGCCATTTGATGATCATGCTGTCGGTGCAGAAGCCAGACTCGCTTCCACAGGCCTGATGCTAAACGAAACTGACGGCAAGATGATTGTCGATATGGTTGAGTTCGGCAGCCCGGCTGAAGCGTCTGGTATCGATTTTGACTGGGAAATTAAGTCAGTTGTGATCGAAGCCGACCGTCCGATGAAAGAATGGGTATTTGTTCCTGCCTTCCTGCTGCTTCTTGGTCTAGGATTAAATCAGAGAAGACGTGCTCGTCAGGAAGAAATGAGCGCATAG
- a CDS encoding TAXI family TRAP transporter solute-binding subunit, giving the protein MAFRKLVQAGAIAAAVMGSGAVSAQEFITIGTGSVTGVYYPTGGAICKLVNKGRKDHNIRCSVESTGGSIYNVNTIRAGELDFGVVQSDWQFHGYNGTSKFEEQGPYKKLRAMFSLHTEPFNIIVRSDAGIDNVKDLEGKRVNIGNPGSGDRATMGVVMDALGWTNDSFKLAAELKGSERSQALCDNKIDAFIYMVGHPSGAIKEATTSCDAKLVSATGPEIDKIVGDHPYYAYSTLPAGTYRGTESDVNSFGVAATMVTTTDVSDDVAYNVAKAVFENFDTFKRLHPAFANLKKEDMVKAGLSIPLHPGAEKYYREVGLIE; this is encoded by the coding sequence ATGGCATTCAGAAAACTTGTGCAAGCTGGCGCAATCGCAGCAGCAGTAATGGGGTCAGGTGCAGTTAGCGCTCAGGAATTTATTACTATTGGTACTGGTTCAGTTACAGGTGTTTACTACCCAACTGGCGGTGCAATCTGCAAACTCGTCAACAAAGGCCGTAAGGATCACAATATCCGTTGTTCAGTTGAATCAACTGGTGGTTCTATCTACAACGTAAACACAATCCGTGCAGGTGAGCTGGATTTTGGTGTTGTACAGTCAGACTGGCAATTCCACGGATATAACGGTACAAGCAAGTTCGAAGAGCAGGGTCCGTACAAAAAACTACGTGCTATGTTCTCTCTTCACACAGAACCATTCAACATCATCGTTCGTAGCGATGCTGGTATCGACAACGTAAAAGATCTTGAAGGTAAGCGCGTTAATATCGGTAACCCAGGTTCCGGTGACCGTGCAACTATGGGCGTTGTAATGGATGCTTTAGGCTGGACTAACGACAGCTTTAAACTAGCAGCTGAACTAAAAGGTTCAGAGCGCTCACAGGCACTGTGTGATAACAAAATTGATGCATTTATTTACATGGTTGGCCACCCAAGTGGAGCTATCAAAGAAGCGACAACTTCTTGTGATGCAAAACTGGTTTCGGCTACAGGTCCTGAGATCGATAAAATCGTAGGCGACCACCCATACTATGCATACAGCACACTACCAGCGGGTACTTACCGCGGTACAGAATCAGATGTGAACAGCTTTGGTGTAGCTGCAACTATGGTAACAACAACTGACGTTTCAGATGATGTTGCTTATAACGTAGCTAAAGCAGTATTTGAAAACTTCGATACTTTCAAACGTCTGCACCCTGCGTTCGCTAATCTGAAGAAAGAAGATATGGTTAAAGCTGGTCTTTCAATTCCTCTACACCCAGGTGCAGAGAAATACTACAGAGAAGTGGGCTTAATTGAATAA
- the argR gene encoding transcriptional regulator ArgR, which translates to MRNTEKQDNLVRAFKAILKEERFGSQGEIVDALKLEGFENINQSKVSRMLTKFGAVRTRNAKMEMVYCLPAELGVPTTSSPLRELVLDIDHNNALVVIHTGPGAAQLIARLLDSLGKAEGILGVVAGDDTIFITPTLSVSTKELYDSVCTLFEYAG; encoded by the coding sequence ATGCGTAATACAGAAAAACAAGATAACCTGGTCCGTGCATTTAAAGCGATCCTGAAGGAAGAGAGATTTGGTTCTCAGGGAGAAATTGTTGATGCACTGAAACTGGAAGGTTTCGAAAACATCAACCAGTCAAAAGTTTCCCGAATGCTGACTAAATTCGGCGCAGTGCGTACAAGAAACGCAAAAATGGAGATGGTTTACTGTCTGCCTGCTGAACTTGGCGTACCAACAACATCCAGCCCATTAAGAGAACTGGTTCTGGATATTGACCACAATAACGCACTTGTCGTTATCCATACCGGTCCTGGTGCGGCCCAGCTTATCGCCCGCCTGCTTGACTCGCTGGGAAAAGCAGAAGGCATTCTGGGTGTTGTTGCCGGTGATGACACCATCTTTATAACACCGACGCTGAGCGTATCGACAAAAGAATTATATGACTCTGTATGCACGCTTTTTGAATATGCAGGTTAG
- the mdh gene encoding malate dehydrogenase, translated as MKVAVIGAAGGIGQSLALLLKNRLPAGSELSLYDIAPVTPGVAKDLSHIPTPVSVEGFAGDDMTPALKGADIVLVSAGVARKPGMSRADLFNVNAGIAKVVTENVAATCPNALLGIITNPVNTLVPIAAEILKKAGVYDKRRLFGITTLDCIRAEAFVAELKGKDPGEVRVPVIGGHSAPTIVPLLSQVEGVEFSEEEIAALTTRIQEAGTEVVEAKAGGGSATLSMAQAGCRFGMSLVKAMNGEEGIVECAYVEGNGEHARFFAQPVELGKEGVKEVLSIGELSAFETQTLSGMLESLNGDIVKGEKFEV; from the coding sequence ATGAAAGTAGCTGTAATAGGTGCCGCTGGCGGTATAGGGCAGTCTCTGGCTTTGTTGCTGAAGAATCGTCTTCCTGCTGGTTCAGAGCTTTCTCTGTATGATATTGCTCCGGTTACGCCGGGTGTAGCAAAAGATCTCAGTCATATTCCGACTCCTGTTTCTGTTGAAGGTTTTGCCGGAGATGATATGACGCCTGCACTTAAAGGTGCTGATATCGTATTAGTTTCTGCCGGTGTTGCCCGAAAACCCGGTATGTCCCGCGCTGACCTGTTTAATGTGAATGCAGGTATTGCCAAAGTCGTAACAGAAAATGTTGCAGCTACTTGCCCGAATGCTCTTTTGGGTATCATTACTAACCCTGTAAATACACTTGTTCCTATCGCCGCTGAAATTCTGAAGAAGGCCGGTGTTTACGATAAGCGCCGGTTATTTGGTATCACCACGCTTGACTGTATCCGCGCAGAAGCTTTTGTTGCTGAGTTAAAGGGTAAAGATCCTGGTGAAGTCCGTGTTCCTGTTATCGGCGGCCACTCTGCACCAACTATTGTACCTTTGTTGTCACAGGTAGAGGGTGTTGAGTTCAGTGAAGAAGAGATCGCTGCATTAACTACCCGTATCCAGGAAGCAGGCACAGAAGTTGTAGAAGCAAAAGCCGGTGGCGGCTCTGCGACACTTTCTATGGCTCAGGCTGGTTGCCGCTTCGGTATGTCTCTGGTTAAAGCCATGAACGGTGAAGAGGGCATCGTTGAGTGTGCTTATGTAGAAGGTAACGGTGAACATGCCCGTTTCTTCGCTCAGCCGGTTGAGTTAGGTAAAGAAGGGGTTAAAGAAGTCCTTAGCATTGGTGAGCTGAGTGCGTTTGAAACTCAAACTTTAAGCGGAATGTTGGAAAGCCTTAACGGGGATATTGTTAAGGGGGAGAAGTTTGAGGTTTAA
- the ispB gene encoding octaprenyl diphosphate synthase — MDFKAIQALTADDMAKVNETILAQLNSEVTLINQLGFYIVSGGGKRLRPLLAVLSAKALDYKGDAHITAAAFIEFIHTATLLHDDVVDESDMRRGKATANAAFGNAASVLVGDYIYTRSFQMMTSLGSLKILELMSEAVNVVSEGEVQQLINCNDPETTEESYMQVIYSKTARLFEAATQIGAILVEAPEETEKALQNYGKYLGTAFQLIDDVLDYTADGKEMGKNVGDDLAEGKPTLPLLYAMWNGSDDQSDMIRDAIENTNGMEKLDQILEAMKETGALEYTTEQAHKEADKAIAELSVLPDSEYKEALVALAHLAVKRNK; from the coding sequence ATGGATTTTAAAGCTATCCAAGCTCTTACTGCCGATGACATGGCAAAAGTGAACGAAACAATCCTCGCCCAACTTAATTCTGAAGTAACTTTAATTAATCAGTTAGGGTTCTATATTGTCAGTGGTGGAGGCAAGCGTCTGCGCCCTCTTCTGGCTGTTCTTTCTGCAAAAGCACTGGACTACAAAGGTGATGCTCATATTACTGCTGCTGCTTTTATTGAGTTTATCCATACGGCTACCCTGCTGCATGATGATGTGGTTGATGAATCTGATATGCGCAGAGGCAAAGCAACCGCAAATGCCGCATTTGGTAATGCTGCCAGCGTGCTGGTTGGTGACTATATCTACACACGCTCTTTCCAGATGATGACCAGCCTGGGATCCTTAAAGATCCTTGAGCTGATGAGTGAGGCGGTAAATGTTGTCTCTGAAGGTGAAGTTCAGCAGTTGATCAACTGCAACGATCCGGAGACAACAGAAGAGAGCTACATGCAGGTGATCTATTCAAAAACCGCCCGCCTGTTTGAAGCTGCAACCCAGATCGGCGCGATCTTGGTGGAAGCACCGGAAGAGACAGAAAAAGCGCTACAGAACTATGGCAAGTATCTGGGTACCGCCTTTCAGCTTATTGACGATGTGCTTGATTACACCGCTGACGGTAAAGAGATGGGTAAAAACGTTGGTGACGATCTGGCCGAAGGTAAACCTACCCTTCCTCTTCTATATGCTATGTGGAACGGATCAGACGATCAATCGGATATGATCCGTGACGCCATCGAAAATACCAACGGCATGGAAAAACTGGATCAGATCCTGGAAGCAATGAAAGAGACAGGTGCGCTGGAGTACACAACAGAGCAGGCCCATAAAGAAGCGGATAAGGCGATTGCTGAGTTATCTGTACTGCCGGACTCAGAGTATAAAGAGGCCTTGGTGGCGTTGGCGCATTTGGCGGTTAAAAGGAATAAATAA
- the rplU gene encoding 50S ribosomal protein L21: protein MYAVFQSGGKQHRVSEGQTLRLEKLDVETGATVEFDKVLLVANGEEIAVGAPLVEGGKVIAEVVKHGRGDKVKIVKFRRRKHSRKQQGHRQWFTEVKITGINA, encoded by the coding sequence ATGTACGCTGTTTTCCAATCTGGTGGTAAACAACACCGTGTAAGCGAAGGTCAAACTCTTCGTTTAGAGAAATTAGACGTTGAAACAGGCGCAACTGTTGAGTTCGATAAAGTTCTTCTTGTAGCTAATGGCGAAGAAATCGCTGTTGGTGCTCCTCTTGTAGAGGGTGGCAAGGTAATTGCTGAAGTGGTTAAGCACGGTCGTGGCGATAAAGTAAAAATCGTTAAGTTCCGTCGTCGTAAGCACTCTCGTAAGCAACAGGGTCATCGTCAGTGGTTCACTGAAGTGAAGATCACTGGTATCAACGCTTAA
- the rpmA gene encoding 50S ribosomal protein L27 gives MAHKKAGGSTRNGRDSESKRLGVKRFGGESVLAGNIIVRQRGTKFHAGTNVGIGKDHTLFALSDGKVKFEVKGPKNRKFVSIEAE, from the coding sequence ATGGCACACAAAAAAGCTGGCGGTTCTACTCGTAACGGTCGTGATTCAGAAAGTAAACGTCTTGGTGTTAAGCGTTTCGGTGGTGAATCAGTTCTAGCGGGCAACATCATCGTTCGCCAACGTGGTACTAAGTTCCACGCTGGTACTAACGTTGGTATCGGTAAAGACCACACTCTATTCGCTCTATCTGACGGTAAAGTGAAGTTCGAGGTTAAAGGTCCTAAGAACCGTAAATTCGTAAGCATCGAAGCTGAATAA
- the cgtA gene encoding Obg family GTPase CgtA, giving the protein MKFVDEAVVKVDAGDGGNGVVSFWREKFVAKGGPDGGDGGDGGDVYIEADENLNTLIDYRFQRFYAAERGENGRGGNCTGKRGKDKVMKVPVGTRAVDIHTNEIVAEVAEHGKKVMVAKGGWHGLGNTRFKSSVNRAPRQKTMGTKGEVRELRLELLLLADVGMLGLPNAGKSTFIRAVSAAKPKVADYPFTTLIPSLGVVSVVPEKSFVVADIPGLIEGAADGAGLGIRFLKHLERCRVLLHMIDILPIDGTDPVQNALTIIDELEQYSEKVAAKPRWLVFNKADLMPEEEANEKIQEILDALGWEDRYFKISAVNKQGTKDLCFQLAEFMEALPKEVIEESEEEKVDFMWDDYHKDAMSGKDVITEDDDDWDDWDDDDEDDGHVIYVRE; this is encoded by the coding sequence ATGAAATTCGTAGATGAAGCGGTAGTAAAAGTAGATGCTGGCGACGGCGGTAACGGGGTTGTTAGCTTCTGGAGAGAAAAGTTTGTTGCTAAAGGTGGTCCTGATGGTGGCGACGGTGGTGACGGCGGTGATGTTTATATTGAAGCTGATGAGAACCTGAATACACTTATTGACTATCGCTTCCAGCGTTTCTACGCAGCAGAGCGTGGTGAAAATGGTCGTGGCGGTAACTGTACCGGTAAGCGTGGTAAAGACAAGGTTATGAAGGTACCTGTTGGTACACGTGCGGTTGATATCCACACTAACGAAATCGTAGCTGAAGTTGCTGAGCACGGTAAAAAAGTGATGGTCGCTAAAGGCGGCTGGCATGGCCTTGGCAACACACGTTTTAAATCTTCAGTAAACCGTGCTCCTCGTCAGAAGACCATGGGTACTAAAGGTGAAGTGCGTGAGCTTCGTCTGGAGCTATTGCTGCTTGCTGATGTTGGTATGCTTGGCCTGCCTAACGCCGGTAAGTCTACCTTTATTCGCGCGGTTTCAGCGGCCAAACCAAAAGTGGCGGATTATCCTTTTACCACTCTGATCCCAAGTCTTGGTGTTGTGAGTGTGGTTCCGGAAAAAAGCTTTGTTGTTGCTGATATTCCAGGTCTGATTGAAGGTGCGGCTGATGGTGCCGGTCTTGGTATCCGCTTCCTTAAGCATCTTGAGCGTTGCCGTGTACTTCTGCATATGATCGATATTCTGCCTATTGATGGCACGGATCCTGTGCAAAATGCTCTGACCATTATTGATGAGCTGGAACAGTACAGTGAAAAAGTGGCAGCTAAACCGAGATGGCTTGTATTTAATAAGGCCGATCTTATGCCTGAAGAAGAAGCGAATGAGAAGATCCAGGAGATCTTAGATGCGCTTGGATGGGAAGATCGTTACTTTAAGATCTCAGCGGTGAATAAACAGGGCACCAAGGATCTTTGCTTCCAGCTGGCTGAGTTTATGGAAGCTTTGCCAAAAGAGGTCATTGAAGAGTCGGAAGAAGAAAAAGTCGACTTTATGTGGGATGACTACCATAAAGATGCCATGTCCGGAAAAGATGTCATTACTGAAGATGACGATGACTGGGATGATTGGGACGATGATGATGAAGATGACGGCCACGTGATCTACGTTCGTGAATAA
- a CDS encoding threonine/serine exporter family protein → MEDKQRKVSRLIAQAGQMLLAHGAESTLVGDIMQRMGLASGADDVQVSLSANSIVVTTFFNDKCMTTTRNAPDRGINMRAVTQVQRICIMMEKGVLNYSLAQERLNKISPERYNRWFVVLMIGLSCASFARLAGGDWLVFAVTFTASAIGMIVRQEIGHRHFNPLLNFAVTAFVTTFISAQGMVFGIGNHPFIAMASSVLMLVPGFPLINAVADMVKGYVNMGIARFVFASMLTFATCLGIVGAMMLVGVWGWVG, encoded by the coding sequence GTGGAAGATAAACAACGAAAAGTTTCGAGGCTGATAGCTCAGGCAGGGCAGATGTTGCTTGCCCATGGTGCGGAAAGCACTCTGGTGGGAGATATCATGCAAAGAATGGGGCTGGCTAGCGGGGCTGACGACGTTCAGGTTTCTCTTTCTGCCAACTCGATTGTGGTGACCACTTTTTTCAACGATAAATGCATGACAACGACCCGTAATGCTCCTGACAGGGGGATCAACATGCGGGCGGTAACTCAGGTTCAGCGGATCTGTATCATGATGGAAAAAGGGGTGCTTAACTACAGCCTTGCTCAGGAGCGTCTGAATAAAATAAGCCCGGAGCGCTATAACCGCTGGTTTGTGGTGCTGATGATAGGCTTGTCCTGCGCGTCATTTGCCCGCCTGGCCGGGGGCGACTGGTTAGTTTTTGCTGTTACCTTTACGGCTTCCGCCATTGGTATGATTGTCCGGCAGGAGATCGGCCACCGTCATTTTAATCCCCTGCTCAACTTTGCCGTTACTGCATTTGTGACCACTTTTATTTCGGCTCAGGGCATGGTCTTTGGTATTGGTAATCATCCGTTTATCGCCATGGCTTCTTCAGTGCTGATGCTGGTTCCCGGCTTCCCGCTTATTAATGCGGTTGCGGATATGGTTAAAGGCTATGTCAATATGGGGATTGCCCGCTTTGTATTTGCAAGCATGCTGACCTTCGCCACATGCCTGGGAATCGTAGGCGCAATGATGCTGGTTGGTGTGTGGGGGTGGGTTGGATAA
- a CDS encoding threonine/serine exporter family protein, producing MELLLALINDMFFASIPAVGFALVFNVPKQALKYCAILGAIGHGSRFLFMRYGVPIEWATFFAATIVSIIGIRLSHRFLAHPKVFTVAALIPMVPGVFAFKAMIALVEINHLGYTPELISVLMENFLKAMFIIAGLALGLALPGMLFYRRKSVV from the coding sequence ATGGAACTGTTACTTGCACTGATTAACGATATGTTTTTTGCTTCGATTCCTGCCGTGGGGTTTGCTTTGGTATTTAATGTGCCGAAGCAGGCACTTAAATATTGCGCGATTCTAGGGGCAATAGGTCATGGTTCAAGGTTTCTGTTTATGCGCTATGGTGTACCCATTGAGTGGGCTACCTTTTTTGCTGCGACCATTGTCAGCATTATCGGAATTCGTCTATCTCACCGTTTTCTCGCTCACCCGAAAGTGTTTACGGTGGCTGCTTTGATTCCCATGGTTCCCGGAGTATTTGCATTTAAGGCAATGATTGCGCTGGTAGAGATCAATCACCTTGGCTATACCCCTGAGCTTATTTCAGTATTGATGGAAAACTTTTTGAAGGCGATGTTTATTATCGCGGGACTGGCACTTGGACTGGCGTTGCCGGGGATGTTGTTTTATCGGAGGAAATCCGTTGTTTAA
- the folA gene encoding type 3 dihydrofolate reductase: MKISMIAAMADNRVIGKDNQMPWHLPADFTWFKKSTMGKPVVMGRKTYESIGRPLPGRTNIVISRDETLSIDGVKMATSIDQAVELAGDVEEIMIIGGGSIYQTCLNKADKLYLTFIDLEVEGDTQFPDWGDGWVETYSEHYSSDEKNAYDMRFVVLERA; the protein is encoded by the coding sequence ATGAAAATTAGCATGATAGCTGCGATGGCTGATAATCGTGTAATTGGTAAAGACAACCAGATGCCTTGGCACCTTCCTGCTGATTTTACCTGGTTTAAAAAGTCGACTATGGGCAAGCCAGTTGTGATGGGGCGAAAAACCTATGAGTCCATTGGAAGGCCACTCCCGGGAAGAACAAATATCGTTATAAGCCGTGATGAAACACTTTCTATTGATGGCGTTAAGATGGCAACGTCTATCGATCAGGCTGTTGAGCTTGCTGGTGACGTTGAGGAGATAATGATTATAGGTGGCGGCTCTATTTACCAAACCTGTCTTAATAAAGCAGATAAACTTTATCTGACTTTTATAGATCTTGAGGTTGAAGGTGATACCCAATTCCCGGATTGGGGGGACGGTTGGGTTGAAACTTATTCTGAGCATTATTCTTCAGATGAGAAGAATGCGTACGATATGAGATTTGTAGTTTTAGAAAGGGCTTAA